One Mycolicibacterium crocinum DNA window includes the following coding sequences:
- a CDS encoding type VII secretion protein EsxS produces MSMLDAHIPQLVAAEAAFGAKTALMRSTIAQAEQAAMASQAFHMGESSAAFQAAHARFVEVAAKVNSLLDIAQVNLGEAGATYVAQDAAAATTYGGF; encoded by the coding sequence GTGAGCATGCTGGATGCCCACATACCGCAGCTCGTCGCCGCCGAGGCCGCCTTCGGCGCCAAGACTGCGCTGATGCGCAGCACGATCGCCCAGGCCGAACAGGCGGCCATGGCCTCGCAAGCCTTCCACATGGGAGAGTCGTCGGCTGCGTTTCAGGCCGCGCATGCGCGGTTCGTCGAGGTGGCCGCGAAGGTCAACTCGCTGCTCGACATCGCGCAAGTGAACCTCGGCGAGGCAGGAGCCACCTACGTCGCCCAAGATGCCGCCGCGGCAACGACATACGGAGGGTTCTGA